One stretch of Eupeodes corollae chromosome 2, idEupCoro1.1, whole genome shotgun sequence DNA includes these proteins:
- the LOC129947821 gene encoding gustatory receptor for sugar taste 64a-like isoform X1, translated as MERKKHYHGIIYTGSFLEAICPILFASQVLGIFPLKRIRPRPSTNFYFTWFSYASVVCVVFIFWDLVVILSHILYTRNFKINADIISTTVFFGMGVLIYGVFMRLSMRWVEIANWWTEKEQRFLRPPYLTENSRKLKKKLITVAILIAFLATAEHGLYQLSDIYLYTKVIGECNVTRGFQSFLVRRFEYVNNYIPGIISMILSQFVSWFATAAWNFLDLFIIVISIGISTRFDQLTVALENHLKHNIPDSKTMLRFRLDYITICEILEYVDNHMGLIVFLSAANNLFFVCKQLLHASNVLRYYTDYVYYWLSMMYLITRTFFMFFSAAGINDSARGPIVLLHNIPQEYWNEESSRLLFQINSSTIALTAMGFFSFTRRIILTMAGAIVTFELVMMQFVTPVNNLGPLCP; from the exons ATGGAACGTAAAAAACATTATCACGGAATTATTTACACGGGATCATTTTTAGAAGCTATTTGTCcaa TTCTGTTTGCTTCACAAGTTTTGGGAATCTTTCCACTGAAACGTATTCGACCAAGACCGTCAacgaatttttatttcacttggtTTTCATATGCATCTGTGGTTTGTGTAGTGTTTATATTTTGGGATCTCGTCGTAATTCTATCACACATTCTTTATACacgtaattttaaaatcaatgctGACATAATTT CCACCACGGTTTTCTTTGGAATGGGAGTTCTTATTTATGGAGTCTTTATGAGATTGTCCATGCGTTGGGTGGAAATAGCCAACTGGTGGACTGAGAAGGAACAACGCTTCCTAAGACCTCCGTACTTAACAGAGAACtcgagaaaacttaaaaagaaattaataacagTTGCTATTTTGATAGCTTTTTTAGCTACTG cagaACACGGTTTGTATCAACTATCCGATATCTATCTTTATACAAAAGTTATCGGAGAGTGTAATGTTACCAGAGGATTCCAAAGTTTTTTAGTTAGACGATTTGAATATGTCAATAATTATATACCAGGAATTATTTCAATGATCCTATCTCAG tttGTGAGTTGGTTTGCAACGGCAGCATGGAACTTCTTGGATTTATTCATCATAGTCATAAGTATTGGAATCTCAACACGCTTTGATCAACTAACTGTGGCCTTGGAAAACCATTTGAAACAc AATATTCCTGATTCAAAAACAATGTTGAGATTTCGATTGGATTATATTACAATTTGTGAGATATTGGAGTATGTTGACAATCATATGGGATTGATTGTATTTTTATCGGCggctaataatttatttttcgtatGCAAACAACTTTTGCATGCTTCTAa tgTTTTAAGATACTATACGGATTATGTGTATTACTGGTTGTCAATGATGTACTTAATCACAAGAActttttttatgttcttttcGGCGGCTGGTATTAACGATAGTGCTCGAGGTCCAATAGTTCTGCTACATAACATCCCACAGGAGTATTGGAATGAGGAG agtAGTCGATTgttgtttcaaattaattcttCAACAATTGCATTGACAGCAATgggattttttagttttactcGTAGGATTATTTTAACG atggCTGGAGCAATTGTAACCTTTGAACTTGTTATGATGCAGTTTGTCACTCCTGTCAATAATTTGGGACCTTTGTGTCCTTGA
- the LOC129947518 gene encoding myotubularin-related protein 9, whose protein sequence is MEFADLIKTPKLDGVLLHDHLHATVEGTLCITGHHLLLSARQENSQELWLLHKNIDCVEKKPFLNNNVVVGGIITLKCKDLRIISLEIKYSKEYFNVASSLEQLSSLHNIELDYPFFYRPMYSILEDGFTMFRPESEFSKLITGDEWRISHVNKDFSVCSTYGAILIVPKSITDEQICQSASFRDGGRFPILSYKHDNGATLMRSSQPISTQGIKRCRADEAILNVVLGRSKKGFIVDTWGKGKSNTETDQHYSQWKKVNRSIGNVSNPSSILESFTKLVDACNDTTCSADKWLSRLEGSGWLGMVLNSLNAACVVAQCLDQEGSPVLVHGSKGLDSTLIVTSLVQIILNPDCRTVRGLQALIEREWIQAGHPFFSRHKYSCYTPPQTRLKTSGATFILFLDCIYQLFCQFPCSFEFSTNLLILLFEHSYFSQYGTFLCDSEKERSELKVQTRTTSLWSYLNRPDVMKSLLNPLYEPNPRVIWPSVAPISLELWDELYLRWTMDQQNMTNTMAQIQELITYEKELRTKVLKLRKQATDLNREVIDLLKTTNN, encoded by the exons ATGGAATTCGCTGATCTCATAAAAACTCCAAAACTTGACGGTGTCCTCTTGCATGACCATTTGCATGCAACAGTTGAGGGAACCCTCTGCATTACAGGCCACCATTTGCTGCTAAGTGCTCGACAAGAAAATAGCCAAGAATTGTGG CTGCTGCACAAGAATATCGATTGTGTGGAGAAAAAACCTTTCCTCAATAATAATGTTGTGGTGGGCGGCATAATCACCCTCAAGTGCAAGGATCTGCGGATAATTTCATTGGAAATAAAATACTCCAAAGAGTACTTTAATGTTGCCTCCTCGCTGGAGCAACTTAGCTCCCTGCACAACATAGAACTTGATTATCCGTTCTTCTATAGACCTATGTATTCCATATTGGAAGATGGATTTACTATGTTTAG ACCGGAGTCAGAGTTCTCGAAATTGATTACCGGCGACGAGTGGAGAATCTCACATGTTAACAAAGATTTTAGTGTGTGTTCAACATATGGTGCTATATTGATTGTCCCCAAATCAATAACCGATGAGCAAATCTGTCAGTCGGCCTCATTTCGAGACGGAGGACGATTTCCGATACTTAGCTACAAACATGACAATGGA gCAACTCTAATGAGAAGTTCCCAGCCGATATCAACTCAAGGTATCAAGCGGTGTCGTGCCGACGAAGCTATCCTCAACGTGGTTCTAGGGCGAAGTAAAAAGGGCTTTATTGTGGACACTTGGGGCAAGGGCAAATCCAACACGGAAACAGATCAACACTATTCCCAGTGGAAGAAGGTCAACCGGTCGATTGGTAATGTATCGAATCCTTCATCTATCCTGGAAAGCTTTACCAAACTTGTGGATG cTTGCAATGACACCACCTGCAGTGCTGACAAATGGCTCTCTCGCCTCGAGGGCAGTGGTTGGTTGGGCATGGTCTTGAATTCATTAAATGCCGCCTGCGTTGTGGCTCAATGTTTGGACCAAGAGGGCAGTCCAGTTCTTGTACATGGCTCCAAAGGACTCGATTCAACTCTGATTGTCACTTCATTGgttcaaatcattttaaatccCGACTGCCGAACCGTTAGAGG TCTCCAAGCACTTATCGAACGTGAATGGATTCAAGCCGGTCACCCCTTCTTTTCACGGCACAAATACTCCTGCTACACCCCGCCACAAACACGTTTGAAAACCTCCGGAGCCACCTTCATACTCTTCCTCGATTGTATATACCAATTGTTTTGTCAATTCCCCTGCAGTTTTGAATTCAGTACAAATCTACTAATTTTGCTTTTCGAACACAGTTACTTTAGTCAATATGGAACGTTTCTTTGCGATTCGGAAAAGGAACGTTCCGAGTTAAAAGTTCAAACTCGTACAACCAGTTTGTGGTCGTATTTGAATCGTCCGGATGTTATGAAGTCACTGCTGAATCCTTTGTATGAACCAAATCCAAGGGTTATTTGGCCATCGGTGGCACCAATCAGTTTAGAATTATGGGATG AACTTTATTTGAGATGGACAATGGATCAACAGAATATGACAAATACCATGGCTCAGATACAAGAGTTAATAACCTATGAAAAAGAACTGAGAACgaag GTCTTAAAGCTACGAAAACAGGCGACTGATTTGAATCGGGAAGTTATTGATCTTTTAAAAACCACAAACAACTGA
- the LOC129945750 gene encoding peptidyl-prolyl cis-trans isomerase D has protein sequence MSELAYPACPDNSIVYFDINIGQEFAGRMIIELRKDVVPMTAENFRCLCTGEQGIGRMGKPLHYKGIKFHKVTRVYVAQGGDVVNNDGSSGDSIYGPMFEDENYILKHDEGVVSMANYGQRNSNNSQFIITSVVCDVLNGTNVVVGKVLRGLGIIGDMEQNTSDEGQPAEEIYIANCGEIPAGEDWGYKDKDGADIWPPYPQDWEEKYNQHKPQEIVSMLTVIRNAGNEFFASEQYYEARRKYRKATRYYNFFRKKFEWKEEGYENAEDLTSLDQFNVLNCVNMAAVEMKIGQYSNAKHYSTEAIRFDPTNSKAYFRRGQANISLQNYEEAIVDLTKTKSLVPDNKRVLNELNRAKKLQAEFDRTQKQALRNLFK, from the exons ATGTCGGAACTAGCTTATCCAGCTTGTCCTGACAATTCCATTGTCtattttgacataaatattGGCCAAGAATTTG CCGGTCGCATGATCATTGAACTGAGGAAGGATGTTGTGCCAATGACTGCTGAGAACTTTCGATGCCTTTGTACCGGCGAACAAGGAATCGGTCGCATGGGAAAGCCATTGCACTATAAGGGCATCAAATTTCACAAAGTAACTCGAGTGTATGTGGCACAAGGCGGCGATGTCGTGAACAACGATGGTTCGAGTGGTGACAGTATTTATGGACCCATGTTCGAGGATGAGAACTATATCCTTAAG CATGACGAAGGTGTTGTTAGTATGGCAAACTATGGTCAACGGAATTCGAATAACTCCCAGTTTATCATAACATCTGTGGTATGCGATGTCTTGAATGGGACAAATGTTGTGGTGGGCAAAGTGCTGCGGGGCTTGGGTATAATTGGAGACATGGAACAGAACACCTCGGATGAGGGTCAACCGGCGGAG GAAATATACATTGCCAATTGTGGCGAGATACCGGCTGGTGAAGATTGGGGATACAAGGACAAAGATGGAGCCGATATTTGGCCACCCTATCCACAGGATTGGGAAGAGAAATATAATCAACATAAG CCTCAAGAGATTGTAAGCATGCTGACAGTTATCCGCAATGCAGGCAATGAATTCTTTGCCAGCGAACAGTACTACGAAGCCCGAAGGAAGTACCGTAAAGCCACGCGATATTACAACTTCTTCCGGAAGAAGTTCGAATGGAAAGAAGAAGGATACGAAAACGCAGAAGATCTTACTTCATTAGATCAATTCAATGTCTTAAATTGCGTCAACATGGCGGCAGTGGAAATGAAAATCGGGCAGTATTCAAATGCTAAGCATTATTCTACAGAG GCAATTCGATTCGATCCAACGAACAGCAAAGCCTATTTCCGGCGGGGCCAAGCAAATATTTCCCTACAAAATTACGAGGAAGCAATTGTCGACCTGACAAAAACCAAATCACTCGTTCCTGATAATAAAAGGGTTCTGAACGAACTGAATCGTGCCAAAAAGCTACAAGCTGAATTTGATCGAACCCAAAAGCAGGCTTTAAGGAAtctctttaaataa
- the LOC129944537 gene encoding E3 ubiquitin-protein ligase MARCHF6, producing the protein MDDLSQGDICRVCRCEGQSDRPLFYPCICTGSIKYIHQDCLMQWMRYSRKEYCELCGHRFSFTPIYSPDMPRVLPLRDVAGGLLSSVGKAAKYWLHYTLVAFAWFGIVPLSAYRTYRFMFSGSSFDMILSLPFDVFSTENIASDAFRGSFVVSCTLLSFVGLVWLREQILHGGGPDWLERDEVAPIAGGGNGGGNGDGVNGGDDAAGQAGIVPEPIAAAVVDGPIELNDNNNNENNNNENEAPVDVPIDNAEPPAVDAEANAAGNRALNEDPADIAIANEEANWNPMEWDRAAEELTWERLLGLDGSMVFLEHVFWVISLNTIFIFTFAFCPYCIGNFVINWLGLLRPDKPLLHFHGLITTLFGYCNIGLTLVVLHYFARLFKMSKIRWLLGLCYIVVKVSLLSVVEIGVLPLVCGWWLDICSLPMFDAAIKDRRTSFRAAPGTSLFIHWMFGMVYVYYFAAFISLLREVLRPGVLWFLRNLNDPDFSPIQEMIHISILRHVRRLILSVIIFGWAVLLMLWLPIQILKSVWPTFLPYTLSGDSEVNELSLQLLLLQIILPGFFEQSHTRVWLKGLLRIWCQAVSWTLGIKSYLLGNDTTENGNGGQAEPERAQPDRNQGLAAAHQFILQRDAPVGFQPYNKPTFFPFRLFGLIVFMCISLVISSLVTLTVPVWIGRQVMALWSVGNQFANHQVTTHPEVPPRPHELYTAAVGTYLCWIISRGIAIAVNLLPQGRAAVMDKIKHWLHVGASYALAAIIFVLMLGVIPLLFGLLLELVLVIPLRVPIGQTPIHFLWQDWALGVLYTKIACALTLMGPDWRLKRAIERAYRDGLRDIDLKFIIRELATPVITCFGLALAVPYVIAHSIVPIFYENINARTLIAREIYPFFLLAVIVVAIIYFQIRQFKKLYVAIKNDKYLVGQRLVNYEHRKRKQETADAAAAAAAAAAAAASAAANNDAAQVDGAAVDDAVGRGVNGDGGNVVPPLVGEQL; encoded by the exons ATGGACGACCTGTCTCAGGGCGACATTTGTCGCGTTTGCAGATGCGAGGGCCAATCCGATCGTCCGCTCTTCTATCCGTGCATCTGCACTGGGAGCATAAAGTACATCCATCAGGACTGTCTTATGCAATGGATGCGATACTCTAGGAAGGAGTACTGCGAGCTGTGCGGGCATCGATTCTCCTTCACTCCGATATACTCGCCGGACATGCCGCGCGTGCTTCCGCTGCGCGACGTGGCCGGAGGGCTGTTGTCGTCGGTGGGAAAGGCAGCCAAGTATTGGCTGCATTATACACTCGTTGCATTCGCTTGGTTTGGGATCGTCCCGCTGTCGGCGTATCGGACGTATCGCTTCATGTTCAGCGGCTCCAGCTTCGATATGATTCTCTCGCTGCCGTTCGACGTCTTCTCCACGGAGAACATCGCCTCGGACGCTTTTCGCGGCAGTTTTGTGGTAAGTTGCACCTTGCTGTCGTTTGTGGGATTGGTTTGGCTAAGGGAACAGATTCTTCATGGTGGTGGGCCGGATTGGTTAGAGAGGGATGAGGTGGCCCCGATCGCCGGAGGAGGAAATGGTGGCGGTAATGGGGACGGCGTTAATGGTGGAGACGATGCAGCCGGACAGGCGGGAATAGTTCCAGAGCCGATAGCAGCGGCAGTTGTCGACGGACCCATTGAGCTGAAcgataacaacaacaatgaaaataacaacaatgaGAACGAGGCACCTGTGGATGTGCCGATAGACAATGCAGAGCCACCAGCAGTTGACGCCGAGGCAAACGCAGCCGGAAACCGAGCTCTGAACGAAGATCCAGCTGATATTGCGATTGCCAATGAGGAGGCCAACTGGAATCCCATGGAATGGGACCGTGCCGCTGAAGAACTCACTTGGGAGCGTCTCTTGGGTTTGGATGGAAGCATGGTCTTCTTGGAGCACGTCTTCTGGGTCATCTCGCTCAACACGATCTTCATATTCACCTTTGCCTTCTGTCCGTATTGCATTGGCAACTTCGTCATCAACTGGCTTGGGCTTCTGCGTCCCGATAAGCCACTATTACACTTCCACGGACTGATAACCACCTTGTTCGGGTACTGTAACATCGGACTGACTCTGGTGGTGCTTCATTACTTCGCTAGACTGTTCAAGATGAGCAAGATTCGTTGGCTTCTGGGTTTGTGTTATATCGTGGTGAAAGTATCGTTATTGTCTGTCGTGGAAATCGGAGTTCTTCCTTTGGTTTGTGGCTGGTGGTTGGACATTTGTTCTCTACCGATGTTCGATGCTGCCATCAAGGATCGCCGGACGAGTTTCAGAGCGGCTCCCGGGACGTCACTCTTCATACACTGGATGTTTGGGATGGTTTATGTTTATTACTTCGCTGCTTTTATCTCTCTGTTGAGGGAAGTTCTTCGTCCGGGAGTTTTGTGGTTCTTGAGAAATCTTAATGATCCTGATTTTAGTCCTATTcag GAAATGATCCATATATCAATTCTACGTCACGTTCGTCGGTTGATTCTTTCTGTGATTATCTTTGGTTGGGCTGTTCTATTGATGCTCTGGCTgccaatacaaattttgaagtccGTTTGGCCAACATTCCTGCCCTATACACTTTCTGGAGATTCCGAAGTGAATGAATTAAGTTTGCAGCTACTTTTATTACAG ATTATACTGCCTGGTTTCTTTGAGCAATCTCACACTCGAGTCTGGCTTAAGGGGTTGCTTAGGATTTGGTGCCAAGCTGTTTCGTGGACATTAGGAATCAAGAGTTATCTGCTGGGAAATGATACCACAGAGAATGGAAATGGCGGTCAAGCTGAACCAGAACGCGCTCAGCCCGATCGAAATCAAGGCCTCGCAGCAGCACATCAATTCATCCTGCAGCGTGATGCTCCGGTGGGATTCCAGCCGTACAACAAACCGACATTCTTTCCATTCCGTTTATTTGGCTTGATTGTGTTCATGTGCATCAGCTTGGTGATATCTTCTCTGGTCACACTGACTGTGCCCGTGTGGATTGGACGGCAAGTCATGGCTCTTTGGTCGGTCGGAAATCAATTTGCAAACCATCAGGTTACGACACATCCCGAGGTTCCACCGCGTCCGCATGAGTTGTATACCGCGGCTGTGGGAACTTATCTCTGTTGGATTATTTCGAGAGGAATCGCAATTGCAGTGAATCTCCTGCCGCAAGGAAGAGCTGCGGTAATGGACAAGATAAAGCACTGGCTTCATGTAGGGGCTTCCTATGCTCTGGCTGCTATCATATTCGTCCTGATGCTCGGTGTGATTCCACTGCTCTTTGGATTGTTATTAGAGCTGGTTCTGGTCATCCCGTTGCGAGTGCCAATTGGTCAGACACCCATTCACTTCTTATGGCAAGATTGGGCCTTGGGAGTGCTTTACACAAAAATTGCTTGCGCCCTCACGCTCATGGGTCCAGATTGGCGTCTTAAGAGAGCCATTGAAAGGGCATATCGCGATGGATTGCGAGATATCGACTTGAAGTTCATCATTCGCGAACTGGCAACACCCGTCATCACATGTTTCGGACTGGCTCTGGCCGTTCCCTATGTTATCGCTCACTCGATTGTGCCAATTTTCTACGAGAACATAAACGCAAGGACACTCATTGCCAGGGAAATATATCCATTCTTCTTGTTGGCAGTGATTGTCGTTGCCATAATCTACTTCCAGATAAGACAGTTCAAGAAGCTCTACGTTGCTATCAAGAATGACAAATATTTAGTTGGACAGCGGCTGGTGAATTACGAACATAGAAAGCGCAAACAAGAGACGGCAGATGCTGCGgccgcagcagcagcagcagcggcagcCGCTGCATCAGCAGCTGCTAACAATGATGCAGCTCAAGTTGATGGAGCTGCGGTGGATGATGCAGTTGGTCGTGGTGTTAATGGTGATGGAGGCAACGTCGTTCCTCCACTGGTTGGGGAACAGTTATag
- the LOC129947821 gene encoding gustatory receptor for sugar taste 64a-like isoform X2 produces the protein MERKKHYHGIIYTGSFLEAICPILFASQVLGIFPLKRIRPRPSTNFYFTWFSYASVVCVVFIFWDLVVILSHILYTRNFKINADIISTTVFFGMGVLIYGVFMRLSMRWVEIANWWTEKEQRFLRPPYLTENSRKLKKKLITVAILIAFLATEHGLYQLSDIYLYTKVIGECNVTRGFQSFLVRRFEYVNNYIPGIISMILSQFVSWFATAAWNFLDLFIIVISIGISTRFDQLTVALENHLKHNIPDSKTMLRFRLDYITICEILEYVDNHMGLIVFLSAANNLFFVCKQLLHASNVLRYYTDYVYYWLSMMYLITRTFFMFFSAAGINDSARGPIVLLHNIPQEYWNEESSRLLFQINSSTIALTAMGFFSFTRRIILTMAGAIVTFELVMMQFVTPVNNLGPLCP, from the exons ATGGAACGTAAAAAACATTATCACGGAATTATTTACACGGGATCATTTTTAGAAGCTATTTGTCcaa TTCTGTTTGCTTCACAAGTTTTGGGAATCTTTCCACTGAAACGTATTCGACCAAGACCGTCAacgaatttttatttcacttggtTTTCATATGCATCTGTGGTTTGTGTAGTGTTTATATTTTGGGATCTCGTCGTAATTCTATCACACATTCTTTATACacgtaattttaaaatcaatgctGACATAATTT CCACCACGGTTTTCTTTGGAATGGGAGTTCTTATTTATGGAGTCTTTATGAGATTGTCCATGCGTTGGGTGGAAATAGCCAACTGGTGGACTGAGAAGGAACAACGCTTCCTAAGACCTCCGTACTTAACAGAGAACtcgagaaaacttaaaaagaaattaataacagTTGCTATTTTGATAGCTTTTTTAGCTACTG aACACGGTTTGTATCAACTATCCGATATCTATCTTTATACAAAAGTTATCGGAGAGTGTAATGTTACCAGAGGATTCCAAAGTTTTTTAGTTAGACGATTTGAATATGTCAATAATTATATACCAGGAATTATTTCAATGATCCTATCTCAG tttGTGAGTTGGTTTGCAACGGCAGCATGGAACTTCTTGGATTTATTCATCATAGTCATAAGTATTGGAATCTCAACACGCTTTGATCAACTAACTGTGGCCTTGGAAAACCATTTGAAACAc AATATTCCTGATTCAAAAACAATGTTGAGATTTCGATTGGATTATATTACAATTTGTGAGATATTGGAGTATGTTGACAATCATATGGGATTGATTGTATTTTTATCGGCggctaataatttatttttcgtatGCAAACAACTTTTGCATGCTTCTAa tgTTTTAAGATACTATACGGATTATGTGTATTACTGGTTGTCAATGATGTACTTAATCACAAGAActttttttatgttcttttcGGCGGCTGGTATTAACGATAGTGCTCGAGGTCCAATAGTTCTGCTACATAACATCCCACAGGAGTATTGGAATGAGGAG agtAGTCGATTgttgtttcaaattaattcttCAACAATTGCATTGACAGCAATgggattttttagttttactcGTAGGATTATTTTAACG atggCTGGAGCAATTGTAACCTTTGAACTTGTTATGATGCAGTTTGTCACTCCTGTCAATAATTTGGGACCTTTGTGTCCTTGA